Proteins encoded in a region of the Hypomesus transpacificus isolate Combined female chromosome 17, fHypTra1, whole genome shotgun sequence genome:
- the LOC124479287 gene encoding myosin-9-like produces the protein MAVLIVCGMNCSLIVSQKKPSVRDLKADKKATATGESLSNELGAKGDIKQTSSQSSKTVGKPQRKTYACVLKEAAGGWEKMARRTCLMTEEKHQDVLRSAEAEKPTARERNLAREVEKMKVERITFKNTMQKLHQKLLTEVKAHVRAEEALVRARTTLRCRAAAKMEAERTASLATANLVDLQRARQDLEDGLTSHLRAWEKEREKLTSQRNQAVEALKLSEQGLTMATAKLLEVGNMAPKPVQLGVEFQTELSSLRAEIWAAQSARKTAEAKCSMTRANLITLERNLRAEIAEKDGKILVLSSDKKEALQVSQKAEQDLEAFKANLMKMASVMTRLQVNLREKDKRCHDLEKALDQVQDESRHIRKELISKCAEMEAREKQAADTAEEWLSLQKQADQSAADLKALQKQAEQSAADLEEALQKQAETRCQSQETQTEVVQSCPGPTLIFFLPIDTSLLICPVMHIGV, from the exons ATGGCTGTCCTGATAGTTTGTGGAATGAACTGTAGTTTGATTGTTTCACAGAAGAAGCCTTCTGTAAGAGACCTTAAGGCAGATAAAAAAGCCACA GCCACCGGGGAAAGTCTTTCAAATGAGCTTGGTGCCAAAGGAGACATCAAGCAGACTTCAAGTCAATCTTCCAAGACGGTGGGCAAACCTCAGAGGAAGACCTACGCCTGTGTCCTGAAAGAGGCCGCAGGGGGCTGGGAGAAGATGGCCAGACGGACCTGTCTGATGACCGAGGAGAAGCATCAAGACGTCCTCAGGTCAGCTGAGGCTGAGAAGCCCACTGCCAGAGAGAGGAATCTGGCCAGGGAGGTTGAGAagatgaaggtggagaggatcaCCTTCAAGAACACAATGCAGAAACTTCACCAGAAGCTCCTGACTGAAGTGAAAGCTCATGTTCGAGCAGAAGAAGCTCTGGTTAGGGCTCGGACCACCCTGCGCTGCCGCGCCGCCGCCAAGATGGAGGCAGAAAGAACCGCCAGCCTCGCAACAGCAAACTTGGTGGACCTCCAAAGGGCCCGACAGGATCTGGAGGATGGTTTGACCTCTCACCTCAGAgcctgggagaaggagagggagaagctgaCATCTCAGAGGAACCAGGCGGTCGAAGCCTTGAAGTTGTCCGAGCAGGGCCTCACTATGGCCACAGCCAAGCTGCTGGAGGTGGGAAACATGGCCCCCAAACCAGTTCAGCTTGGGGTAGAGTTCCAGACGGAGCTCTCTAGCCTCAGAGCTGAAATCTGGGCGGCCCAATCTGCCAGAAAGACGGCTGAAGCTAAATGCAGCATGACCAGGGCGAACCTCATCACGCTGGAGAGGAACCTTCGGGCAGAAATTGCAGAGAAGGATGGGAAGATCCTCGTCCTGTCCAGTGACAAGAAGGAGGCCCTCCAAGTGTCGCAGAAGGCAGAACAGGACCTGGAGGCTTTTAAAGCCAATCTGATGAAGATGGCCAGTGTCATGACCAGACTGCAAGTCAATTTGAGGGAGAAGGACAAGCGCTGCCATGATCTGGAGAAAGCCCTGGACCAAGTTCAAGATGAATCCCGTCACATCAGAAAGGAGCTGATTAGTAAATGTGCAGAGATGGAGGCCCGAGAGAAACAGGCTGCAGACACAGCTGAGGAGTGGCTGTCTCTACAGAAACAGGCTGATcaatcagcagcagacctgAAGGCTCTGCAGAAACAGGCTGAGcaatcagcagcagacctgGAGGAGGCTCTGCAGAAACAGGCTGAAACGAGGTGCCAGTCTCAGGAGACCCAAACTGAGGTAGTCCAGTCATGTCCAGGGCCTACActaattttttttttgcccATAGATACAAGCCTTCTAATATGTCCTGTAATGCATATTGGAGTGTAA